In Musa acuminata AAA Group cultivar baxijiao chromosome BXJ2-10, Cavendish_Baxijiao_AAA, whole genome shotgun sequence, a genomic segment contains:
- the LOC135624574 gene encoding L-type lectin-domain containing receptor kinase IX.1-like gives MTMRSSVLAVLCCMWTVMIPGAFSLSFNFSSFDQGVSSKLEFQGDASLQNKEVNLTSYPMLYSVGRAVYREPLRLWDAATGELADFTTQFSFVIDSFEPASTHGDGLAFFLSSYPTSIPAYSRGAFLGLFGNSSLDGSTASTVAVEFDTFPNAWDPPADHVGIDVDSINSSAVVEWSSSLRNGRRANVWVSYNASTYNLSVFLTYETNPAFRAGDSSLHFVVDLRDVLPEMVAIGFSASTGNATETHSLLSWSFDSTLQPRRKKNKVCLEIGLAIGVGVLMLVSGLVWFVFSKKASSRDLKEIDDIECDEAIDDEFERERGPQRFPYEELASATRNFSKEGKLGEGGFGSVYKGYLKDLKLDVAIKRVSRCSKQGRKEYVSEVKIISRLRHRNLVQLVGWCHDRREFLLVYEFMPNGSLDSYLYSTKKNLRWPERHKIALGLAAALLYLHEEWEQCVVHRDVKPSNVMLDSTFNAKLGDFGLARLVDHDSHSQTTVLAGTMGYLAPECITTGKASKESDVYSFGIVALEIACGRRPVEPKEQKSKVRLVEWVWELYGRRSILEAADEKLHGDFDGKRMECLMVVGLWCAHPDCSLRPSIRQAINALNLETPLPMLPPTMPVPMYCAPPVDVSSFTQASSITYSSSYLTNSSSSTQMIADTMKSQRIDM, from the coding sequence ATGACGATGAGATCGAGTGTTTTAGCTGTTCTCTGCTGCATGTGGACTGTGATGATCCCCGGTGCGTTCTCCCTCTCCTTCAACTTCTCCAGCTTCGACCAGGGCGTGTCATCGAAGCTCGAGTTCCAAGGGGACGCGTCGTTGCAGAACAAGGAGGTCAACCTCACGAGCTACCCCATGCTGTACAGCGTCGGCAGAGCCGTGTACCGGGAGCCGCTGCGCCTCTGGGATGCCGCCACCGGGGAGCTGGCTGATTTCACCACGCAGTTCTCCTTCGTCATCGACTCCTTCGAACCCGCGTCCACGCATGGCGACGGCCTCGCTTTCTTCCTCTCCTCGTATCCGACCTCCATTCCTGCCTACTCCAGAGGCGCCTTCCTCGGCCTCTTCGGCAACAGCTCTCTCGATGGTTCCACCGCCAGCACGGTGGCGGTCGAGTTCGACACCTTTCCGAATGCGTGGGATCCGCCCGCCGACCACGTCGGGATCGATGTCGACTCGATCAACTCGAGCGCCGTGGTGGAGTGGAGCAGCAGCCTCAGGAACGGCCGGCGGGCGAATGTTTGGGTGAGCTACAACGCCAGCACTTACAATCTCAGCGTCTTCCTGACGTATGAAACGAACCCGGCTTTTCGCGCCGGCGATTCCAGCCTTCACTTCGTCGTTGATCTGCGAGATGTGCTGCCGGAGATGGTCGCGATCGGCTTCTCGGCGTCGACGGGCAACGCGACGGAGACGCACAGCCTGCTGTCGTGGTCTTTCGACTCGACCCTGCAAccaaggaggaagaagaacaagGTCTGCCTCGAGATCGGTTTGGCCATTGGAGTGGGCGTCTTGATGCTCGTGTCGGGGTTGGTATGGTTCGTGTTCTCCAAGAAGGCCTCCAGTAGGGATCTGAAAGAAATAGACGACATCGAATGCGACGAGGCCATCGACGATGAGTTTGAGAGGGAGAGGGGGCCGCAGAGGTTTCCTTACGAGGAGTTGGCCTCTGCGACGAGGAATTTCTCCAAGGAGGGGAAGCTCGGGGAGGGAGGATTCGGATCGGTCTATAAAGGCTACCTGAAAGATCTGAAACTTGACGTCGCCATTAAAAGGGTCTCTCGGTGCTCGAAACAGGGGAGAAAGGAGTACGTCTCCGAGGTCAAGATCATAAGCCGGCTGCGGCATCGGAACCTGGTGCAGCTGGTGGGTTGGTGCCATGACCGCCGGGAATTCCTGCTCGTCTACGAGTTCATGCCCAATGGAAGCCTCGACTCCTATCTCTACTCCACGAAGAAGAATCTCCGGTGGCCGGAGAGGCACAAGATCGCGCTGGGCTTGGCCGCTGCCCTGCTCTATCTTCACGAGGAGTGGGAGCAGTGCGTCGTGCACCGAGACGTGAAGCCCAGCAACGTCATGCTGGATTCCACGTTCAACGCCAAGCTCGGGGACTTCGGATTAGCTCGGCTTGTCGACCATGACAGCCACTCGCAGACGACGGTTTTGGCCGGCACCATGGGATACTTGGCCCCTGAGTGCATCACCACCGGCAAGGCCAGCAAAGAGTCCGACGTCTACAGCTTCGGCATCGTCGCGCTGGAGATCGCGTGCGGAAGAAGGCCGGTGGAGCCGAAGGAGCAGAAGAGCAAGGTGAGACTGGTCGAATGGGTGTGGGAGCTCTACGGACGGCGATCAATTCTCGAAGCAGCCGACGAGAAGCTACATGGCGACTTCGACGGGAAGCGGATGGAGTGCCTGATGGTGGTGGGGTTGTGGTGTGCTCATCCCGACTGTAGCCTGCGGCCCTCGATCAGACAAGCCATCAATGCGCTCAACCTGGAGACGCCACTGCCGATGCTACCCCCAACGATGCCGGTGCCTATGTACTGTGCGCCGCCCGTGGACGTCTCCAGCTTCACCCAGGCTTCATCCATCACGTACTCCTCCTCGTACCTCACGAACTCTTCCAGCTCCACCCAAATGATCGCGGACACAATGAAGTCGCAGAGGATCGACATGTAA